Proteins co-encoded in one Accipiter gentilis chromosome 5, bAccGen1.1, whole genome shotgun sequence genomic window:
- the RAMP2 gene encoding receptor activity-modifying protein 2 isoform X4: MRPCLYVAPRVLSAPIAPSVLPGHYLYLDEDGSGRCSAGPLEVLGGPDRCQDTYQDWISLYCWAPFHAALMATPEGSCCCWDQISSTYSELSSCTQLLAQLLSCPWPSAILDAFFLQVHAEYFTNCTRAGPSRLGGLPPRMAVAVAVGLSCLVPLAAALTLTRAQKGAQTPAGSCPAPACLCACEGLATAPFPPSPGN, translated from the exons ATGAGGCCCTGCCTTTATGTGGCCCCGCGGGTCCTGTCAGCACCAATAGCACCATCTGTCCTTCCGGGTCACTACCTGTACCTGGATGAGGATG GGTCTGGCCGGTGCTCTGCAGGACCACTGGAGGTGCTGGGGGGACCGGACCGCTGCCAGGACACCTATCAGGACTGGATCTCCCTCTACTGCTGGGCCCCCTTCCACGCTGCCCTCATGGCCACCCCcgagggcagctgctgctgctgggaccagaTCAGCAG CACCTACAGCGAGCTCTCCAGCTGCACCCAGCTGCTAgcccagctgctctcctgcccctGGCCCAGCGCCATCCTCGATGCCTTCTTCCTGCAGGTCCATGCTGAATACTTCACCAACTGCACCAGGGCCGGGCCCTCCAGGCTGGGAGGGCTGCCCCCCAGGATGGCTGTGGCTGTGGCCGTGGGGCTCAGCTGCCTTGTGCCCCTTGCAGCCGCCCTGACGCTCACCAGAGCCCAGAAAGGGGCTCaaaccccagcaggcagctgcccagcccctgcctgcctctgtgcCTGCGAGGGGCTGGCAacagcccccttccctcccagccctgggaacTAA
- the RAMP2 gene encoding receptor activity-modifying protein 2 isoform X2, with product MRPCLYVAPRVLSAPIAPSVLPGHYLYLDEDGSGRCSAGPLEVLGGPDRCQDTYQDWISLYCWAPFHAALMATPEGSCCCWDQISRLASCCPLHSTYSELSSCTQLLAQLLSCPWPSAILDAFFLQVHAEYFTNCTRAGPSRLGGLPPRMAVAVAVGLSCLVPLAAALTLTRAQKGAQTPAGSCPAPACLCACEGLATAPFPPSPGN from the exons ATGAGGCCCTGCCTTTATGTGGCCCCGCGGGTCCTGTCAGCACCAATAGCACCATCTGTCCTTCCGGGTCACTACCTGTACCTGGATGAGGATG GGTCTGGCCGGTGCTCTGCAGGACCACTGGAGGTGCTGGGGGGACCGGACCGCTGCCAGGACACCTATCAGGACTGGATCTCCCTCTACTGCTGGGCCCCCTTCCACGCTGCCCTCATGGCCACCCCcgagggcagctgctgctgctgggaccagaTCAGCAG ACTGGCCTCATGCTGCCCCCTCCACAGCACCTACAGCGAGCTCTCCAGCTGCACCCAGCTGCTAgcccagctgctctcctgcccctGGCCCAGCGCCATCCTCGATGCCTTCTTCCTGCAGGTCCATGCTGAATACTTCACCAACTGCACCAGGGCCGGGCCCTCCAGGCTGGGAGGGCTGCCCCCCAGGATGGCTGTGGCTGTGGCCGTGGGGCTCAGCTGCCTTGTGCCCCTTGCAGCCGCCCTGACGCTCACCAGAGCCCAGAAAGGGGCTCaaaccccagcaggcagctgcccagcccctgcctgcctctgtgcCTGCGAGGGGCTGGCAacagcccccttccctcccagccctgggaacTAA
- the RAMP2 gene encoding receptor activity-modifying protein 2 isoform X3: MRPCLYVAPRVLSAPIAPSVLPGHYLYLDEDGPLEVLGGPDRCQDTYQDWISLYCWAPFHAALMATPEGSCCCWDQISRLASCCPLHSTYSELSSCTQLLAQLLSCPWPSAILDAFFLQVHAEYFTNCTRAGPSRLGGLPPRMAVAVAVGLSCLVPLAAALTLTRAQKGAQTPAGSCPAPACLCACEGLATAPFPPSPGN, translated from the exons ATGAGGCCCTGCCTTTATGTGGCCCCGCGGGTCCTGTCAGCACCAATAGCACCATCTGTCCTTCCGGGTCACTACCTGTACCTGGATGAGGATG GACCACTGGAGGTGCTGGGGGGACCGGACCGCTGCCAGGACACCTATCAGGACTGGATCTCCCTCTACTGCTGGGCCCCCTTCCACGCTGCCCTCATGGCCACCCCcgagggcagctgctgctgctgggaccagaTCAGCAG ACTGGCCTCATGCTGCCCCCTCCACAGCACCTACAGCGAGCTCTCCAGCTGCACCCAGCTGCTAgcccagctgctctcctgcccctGGCCCAGCGCCATCCTCGATGCCTTCTTCCTGCAGGTCCATGCTGAATACTTCACCAACTGCACCAGGGCCGGGCCCTCCAGGCTGGGAGGGCTGCCCCCCAGGATGGCTGTGGCTGTGGCCGTGGGGCTCAGCTGCCTTGTGCCCCTTGCAGCCGCCCTGACGCTCACCAGAGCCCAGAAAGGGGCTCaaaccccagcaggcagctgcccagcccctgcctgcctctgtgcCTGCGAGGGGCTGGCAacagcccccttccctcccagccctgggaacTAA
- the RAMP2 gene encoding receptor activity-modifying protein 2 isoform X1, which yields MGQAPSLAPPGGGWQGAPAMPGWGGWEPQVLAGSQCLIPACPVPARSLWTPQEGGGHRRPRAVLRSLGVSLAEAAAARLEAPVAPTKSGTRGSNPSAPRALRPDGFQTRSLARERSHSALGEVAAAAWGGSGSFARTFAGEREAQRDHLSAVGRLPPSCTSSCSDSCSACPTGGLLKGQLWARALPWARGEMSSTSLSLVLRWECCRPTGLGSSSVALLCRGMQAPQAGAAPGPRGSSRAGQAPGWAVREEAVRAEDWQRQPSLCPLPISRPASASHPWAGCTTALPFPAAGRGQGAALAMPAMGQVAR from the coding sequence ATGGGCCAAGCCCCTTCCTTGGCACCCCCgggtgggggctggcagggagcaccGGCAATGccaggctggggtgggtgggagccCCAGGTCTTGGCTGGCAGCCAGTGTCTCATCCCTGCCTGTCCTGTCCCTGCCCGTTCCCTCTGGACGCCCCAGGAGGGGGGCGGCCATCGCAggcccagggctgtgctgagaTCATTGGGTGTCTCCCTGGCAGAGGCTGCTGCCGCCCGGCTGGAGGCTCCAGTGGCTCCAACAAAGAGCGGGACCAGGGGCTCCAACCCCTCTGCCCCCAGGGCGCTACGGCCTGATGGTTTCCAGACGCGGTCACTCGCCCGCGAAAGGTCCCACAGTGCCCTTGGAGAGGTGGCTGCCGCTGCCTGGGGAGGGTCAGGCAGTTTTGCCAGGACGTTTGCCGGGGAGCGCGAAGCCCAGCGAGATCATCTTTCTGCAGTAGGGAGGCTCCCTCCGAGCTGCACTTCATCATGCTCCGATTCATGCTCTGCGTGTCCCACGGGCGGTCTGTTAAAGGGGCAGCTTTGGGCTCGTGCGCTGCCCTGGGCCAGAGGTGAAATGAGCTCAACCAGCCTCAGCCTGGTCCTCAGGTGGGAATGCTGCAGACCCACCGGGCTGGGCTCATCCTCGGTGGcgctgctctgcagggggatgcaggCCCCGCAGGCGGGAGCTGCGCCAGGACCAAGGGGCTCCAGCAGAGCCGGGCAGGCACCGGGCTGGGCGGTGCGGGAGGAAGCCGTCAGGGCGGAGGACTGGCAACGTCAGCCAAGTCTCTGCCCTCTCCCCATCTCCCGGCCTGCGTCGGCCTCGCACCCGTGGGCAGGTTGCACCACcgcccttcccttcccagctgcaggcaggggccaGGGGGCTGCTCTGGCAATGCCCGCCATGGGGCAGGTGGCCCGGTGA
- the RAMP2 gene encoding receptor activity-modifying protein 2 isoform X5, whose protein sequence is MAPCAQTGSGRLSRGLLLLWALLGTGLCHTGTEVEGFGQDARTSPPVAVFNWTAQLVEETYTNITQKCWELFVDLMKNVTVSELCEWKVISRPYSFLQTCLETWADHLHYGYPNALAERYIFQSHHRYFHNCTLEHQVYFDPPEDVLLAMIIAPICLIPFLVTLVIWRSKDGKAQP, encoded by the exons ATGGCACCGTGCGCGCAGACGGGCTCCGGCCGCCTCTCCCGAGggctcctgctgctctggg CGCTCCTGGGGACCGGGCTCTGCCACACAGGCACTGAGGTGGAGGGCTTTGGCCAGGATGCCAGGACGAGCCCACCCGTGGCCGTGTTCAACTGGACGGCCCAGCTTGTTG AAGAGACGTACACCAACATCACGCAGAAGTGCTGGGAGCTCTTCGTCGACCTGATGAAGAACGTGACAGTGTCGGAGCTGTGCGAGTGGAAAGTCATCAGCAG GCCCTACAGCTTCCTGCAGACCTGCCTGGAGACCTGGGCCGACCACCTGCACTACGGCTACCCTAACGCGCTGGCAGAGCGGTACATCTTCCAGAGCCACCACCGCTACTTCCACAACTGCACCCTGGAGCACCAGGTCTACTTCGACCCGCCCGAGGACGTGCTGCTGGCCATGATCATCGCCCCCATCTGCCTCATCCCCTTCCTGGTCACCCTGGTCATCTGGCGCAGCAAGGACGGCAAAGCCCAGCCCTAG
- the VPS25 gene encoding vacuolar protein-sorting-associated protein 25 isoform X2 produces the protein MSFAWPWQYSFPPFFTLQPNGETRQKQLSAWCALALAYSRRHRLPAMTVREAQDSPLFANRRLQRKLPLESIQVVLEELRKNGNLEWLDKNKTSFLIMWRRPEEWGKLIYQWVSKNGLTNSVFTLYELASGDDTENEEFHGLDETMLLRALQALQQEHKAEIITLDDGRGVKFF, from the exons ATGAGCTTCGCGTGGCCCTGGCAGTACAGCTTCCCGCCGTTCTTCAC GCTGCAGCCCAACGGGGAGACGCGGCAGAAGCAGCTCTCGGCCTGGTGCGCGCTGGCGCTCGCCTACAGCCGCCGGCACCGGCTGCCCGCCATGACAGTGCGGGAGGCCCAGGACAGCCCGCTCTTCGCTAACCGCCGCCTGCAGC GGAAGCTCCCGCTGGAGTCCATCCAGGTGGTGCTGGAGGAGCTCCGCAAGAACG GGAACCTGGAATGGTTAGAtaagaacaaaaccagttttctgaTCATGTGGAGGAGACCAGAAGAATGGGGAAAGCTCATCTATCAGTGG GTGTCAAAGAACGGCTTGACTAACTCCGTATTCACGCTGTACGAATTAGCCAGTGGAGATGATACAGAGAATGAAG AGTTCCATGGCTTAGATGAGACTATGCTGCTCCGTGCCCTGCAAGCCTTGCAACAAGAGCACAAGGCTGAAATTATCACGCTGGATGATGGCCGAGGCGTCAAGTTCTTCTGA
- the VPS25 gene encoding vacuolar protein-sorting-associated protein 25 isoform X1, whose protein sequence is MSFAWPWQYSFPPFFTLQPNGETRQKQLSAWCALALAYSRRHRLPAMTVREAQDSPLFANRRLQRILWGPGVPRAPACPPPPPPFSSLPPAVGERLLNPRPGKLPLESIQVVLEELRKNGNLEWLDKNKTSFLIMWRRPEEWGKLIYQWVSKNGLTNSVFTLYELASGDDTENEEFHGLDETMLLRALQALQQEHKAEIITLDDGRGVKFF, encoded by the exons ATGAGCTTCGCGTGGCCCTGGCAGTACAGCTTCCCGCCGTTCTTCAC GCTGCAGCCCAACGGGGAGACGCGGCAGAAGCAGCTCTCGGCCTGGTGCGCGCTGGCGCTCGCCTACAGCCGCCGGCACCGGCTGCCCGCCATGACAGTGCGGGAGGCCCAGGACAGCCCGCTCTTCGCTAACCGCCGCCTGCAGCGTATCCTTTGGGGGCCCGGTGTCCCCCGtgcccccgcctgcccccccccccccccccccttctcctctctgcctcccGCGGTCGGTGAGCGTCTCCTTAACCCCCGCCCAGGGAAGCTCCCGCTGGAGTCCATCCAGGTGGTGCTGGAGGAGCTCCGCAAGAACG GGAACCTGGAATGGTTAGAtaagaacaaaaccagttttctgaTCATGTGGAGGAGACCAGAAGAATGGGGAAAGCTCATCTATCAGTGG GTGTCAAAGAACGGCTTGACTAACTCCGTATTCACGCTGTACGAATTAGCCAGTGGAGATGATACAGAGAATGAAG AGTTCCATGGCTTAGATGAGACTATGCTGCTCCGTGCCCTGCAAGCCTTGCAACAAGAGCACAAGGCTGAAATTATCACGCTGGATGATGGCCGAGGCGTCAAGTTCTTCTGA